Proteins encoded within one genomic window of Sphingomonas sp. KRR8:
- the dnaN gene encoding DNA polymerase III subunit beta produces MKATIERATLLKSLGHVQSVVERRNTIPILSNVLLDAREDGSLRLMATDLDLQVDEIVSANVAQPGATTVSAHTFFDIVRKLPEGSQVELSAADGKMQVVAGRSRFNLSTLPRDDFPVIAEGELPTRFELPAATLRQIIDKTRFAISSEETRYYLMGIFLHIADDQLKAAATDGHRLARVTVAKPDGADGMPDVIVPRKCVGELRKLLDEVEGTVEVSLSATKVRFVLGHAVLTSKLIDGTFPDYTRVIPTANDKLLKLDPKSFAAGVDRVATIASEKTRAVKMAVDRDRVTLSVTSPENGLATEEVPAEYSAEGLEIGFNARYLLDILGEIDGDTVEVHLADAAAPTLLRENDKANALYVLMPMRV; encoded by the coding sequence ATGAAGGCGACGATCGAACGGGCAACCCTCCTCAAGAGCCTGGGCCATGTCCAGTCGGTGGTGGAGCGGCGCAACACCATCCCGATCCTGTCCAATGTCTTGCTCGACGCGCGGGAGGACGGTTCGCTGAGGTTGATGGCGACCGATCTCGACCTGCAGGTCGACGAGATCGTGTCCGCCAACGTCGCGCAGCCCGGCGCCACCACCGTCTCGGCGCACACCTTTTTCGACATCGTCCGCAAGCTGCCCGAAGGCAGCCAGGTCGAGCTCAGCGCCGCTGACGGCAAGATGCAGGTCGTTGCCGGCCGTTCGCGCTTCAACCTGTCGACGCTGCCGCGCGATGATTTCCCGGTGATCGCCGAAGGCGAGTTGCCGACCCGCTTCGAACTGCCAGCCGCGACGCTGCGCCAGATCATCGACAAGACCCGCTTCGCCATCTCGTCGGAGGAAACCCGCTATTATCTGATGGGCATCTTCCTCCACATCGCCGACGACCAGCTGAAGGCAGCGGCGACCGACGGGCACCGGCTGGCGCGCGTCACGGTCGCTAAGCCCGACGGCGCCGATGGCATGCCCGACGTGATCGTCCCGCGTAAGTGCGTGGGTGAACTGCGCAAGCTGCTCGACGAGGTCGAGGGCACGGTCGAAGTCTCACTGAGCGCGACCAAGGTGCGCTTCGTGCTCGGCCATGCCGTGCTCACCAGCAAGCTGATCGATGGCACTTTCCCCGACTACACCCGGGTCATTCCGACCGCCAATGACAAGCTGCTGAAGCTCGACCCGAAGAGCTTCGCGGCCGGTGTGGACCGCGTCGCCACCATCGCCAGCGAGAAGACCCGCGCGGTGAAGATGGCGGTTGATCGCGACCGGGTGACCCTTTCCGTGACGTCGCCGGAGAACGGCCTCGCGACGGAAGAAGTGCCGGCCGAATACAGCGCCGAAGGGCTCGAGATCGGCTTCAATGCCCGCTACCTGCTCGACATCCTGGGCGAGATCGACGGCGACACGGTCGAGGTCCATCTCGCCGACGCGGCCGCCCCGACCCTGCTGCGTGAAAATGACAAGGCCAACGCGCTCTACGTCTTGATGCCGATGCGCGTCTGA
- a CDS encoding Hpt domain-containing protein produces the protein MSPFPFGRRWLIAASAAPILLAGLLLSPWRAVDARFTSPAVPVMVAGLVTLLFVKHGDQARLIAGLRQSEQRLRSVADASESGILLFTADGWLTFTNGRWAELTGTILSPPNGRRWLEGFGSADRGRLLEAWRHSLATGQRVELRLPYRRADATEGLADVSMHFEGGHEDDPAHLVVRLTDRSIVSPAEAQPIDRQQLHPPLAAQSRTVVVPLGGDGTQHQQPRAKAVGDFDRERLAELRAVLGPDRINQLLSLFGRELAARPATIRDAIGRSDLAAAASEAHSLRGAALSIGGRSVGHAAAVIEDVLVVPAPRQAERLHDSLRELDRAVASTIAVLPQELVATPARAA, from the coding sequence ATGTCGCCTTTCCCTTTTGGTCGGCGCTGGCTGATCGCCGCGTCCGCTGCTCCGATATTGCTGGCCGGACTGCTGCTCAGTCCGTGGCGCGCTGTTGACGCGCGGTTCACCTCGCCTGCCGTGCCTGTCATGGTTGCCGGGCTCGTCACGCTTCTCTTCGTGAAACATGGCGACCAGGCCCGTCTGATCGCCGGCCTGAGGCAGAGCGAGCAGCGCTTGCGCAGTGTCGCCGATGCTTCGGAGAGCGGCATTCTCCTTTTCACGGCGGACGGTTGGCTGACCTTCACCAACGGCCGGTGGGCGGAGTTGACCGGAACCATTCTCAGCCCCCCCAACGGCAGGCGGTGGTTGGAGGGGTTCGGCTCGGCCGACCGCGGCCGCCTGCTGGAGGCCTGGCGCCACAGCCTCGCAACCGGGCAGCGGGTCGAGCTGCGGCTGCCGTATCGCCGAGCTGACGCGACCGAAGGGCTGGCCGACGTCTCGATGCATTTCGAAGGCGGCCATGAAGACGATCCTGCGCACCTTGTCGTCCGGCTTACCGACCGCAGCATCGTAAGCCCTGCGGAGGCGCAGCCGATCGACCGGCAGCAGCTGCACCCACCGTTGGCCGCTCAGAGCAGGACCGTCGTCGTTCCCCTCGGCGGTGACGGGACGCAGCACCAGCAGCCCCGCGCCAAGGCGGTCGGCGATTTCGATCGAGAACGCCTGGCCGAGTTGCGCGCGGTGCTGGGTCCGGACCGCATCAACCAACTCCTGAGCCTGTTCGGCCGCGAACTCGCGGCACGGCCGGCCACCATCCGCGACGCGATCGGACGCAGTGACCTCGCCGCCGCGGCGAGCGAGGCGCACAGCCTCAGGGGCGCCGCTCTTTCGATCGGTGGCCGTTCGGTCGGCCATGCCGCGGCCGTGATCGAGGACGTGCTGGTGGTTCCCGCTCCGCGCCAGGCCGAGCGGCTGCACGACTCCCTGCGTGAGCTGGACCGGGCGGTGGCCTCGACCATCGCCGTCCTCCCGCAGGAATTGGTGGCCACGCCGGCGCGGGCCGCCTGA
- a CDS encoding fasciclin domain-containing protein, translating to MTIRSALLIVATAGLAACGASKDDNATRNVAATPARPAAAKGTLADGLGKSENARFDAAVKAAGMAPVFKGPGPYTVFVPTDAALAGQGNVSDKSALTKLISAHVLPGTILAEDIGHAIDANHGKALLKTMAGDTLTATREGDRIKLASPGGGTATITAGNEVYGNGVIHHVDAVLAPGGK from the coding sequence ATGACGATCCGATCCGCGCTGCTGATCGTGGCGACCGCCGGTCTGGCCGCCTGCGGCGCCAGCAAGGACGATAACGCGACCCGAAACGTCGCCGCCACCCCGGCGCGGCCGGCCGCTGCCAAGGGTACGCTGGCCGACGGGCTCGGTAAGTCCGAAAACGCCCGCTTCGACGCTGCCGTGAAGGCGGCTGGCATGGCACCCGTGTTCAAGGGACCTGGTCCGTACACCGTGTTCGTCCCGACGGACGCCGCGCTCGCCGGCCAAGGCAATGTCAGCGACAAGTCGGCCCTCACCAAGCTCATCAGCGCGCATGTCCTCCCCGGCACGATCCTGGCCGAGGACATCGGCCACGCGATCGACGCCAATCACGGCAAGGCCCTGCTCAAGACCATGGCCGGCGATACGCTGACGGCAACTCGCGAAGGAGATCGGATCAAGCTCGCCAGCCCTGGCGGCGGCACTGCAACCATCACCGCGGGGAACGAGGTCTATGGCAACGGTGTGATCCATCATGTCGACGCCGTCCTGGCGCCAGGCGGCAAATAA
- a CDS encoding MFS transporter, protein MQQVSTAPSPARNPNLVLAFLLFAYILNFLDRQILGILAAPIKADLHLSDTQFGAVGGLAFALLYSVLGVPLSNLADRTSRSWVVTGSLAVWSGFTALCGTASGFLQLFLFRLGVGVGEAGGVAPSYALIADYFPPEKRGRAMGIYSLGVPIGLGLGTLVGAYIAQLINWRAAFLIMGVAGLILAPLLKWMVKDRPRAATEAHVPVGLGAVARVVARKPSFWLMAFASSCSSLCGYGLALWTPSVLMRSYDLSLIQAGQFMGSLLLIGGVVGVIAGGLLADRLGRFDRRWYARLPALAWLITAPTFFFGLLSPSLWIAWPLLLIPNALNILWLGPVTTAVQHLVERPMRATASAYFLLINNLVGLGVGPVLIGGISEALKAKYGLESLRYAAVGVLGFYLVAAALMALAIRGLQRDWVDDQPA, encoded by the coding sequence ATGCAGCAGGTCTCCACCGCCCCGTCGCCGGCCCGCAATCCCAATCTGGTGCTGGCCTTCCTGCTGTTCGCCTACATATTGAACTTCCTCGACCGGCAGATTCTCGGCATCCTCGCCGCACCGATCAAGGCGGACCTTCACCTCAGCGACACGCAATTCGGCGCCGTCGGCGGTCTCGCTTTCGCCTTGCTCTACTCGGTTCTCGGCGTGCCGCTCTCCAATCTTGCCGACCGCACCAGCCGCAGCTGGGTCGTGACTGGCTCGCTGGCCGTGTGGAGCGGCTTCACGGCACTGTGCGGCACTGCATCCGGCTTTCTCCAGCTGTTCCTGTTCCGCCTTGGCGTTGGCGTTGGAGAGGCGGGCGGCGTTGCTCCGTCCTATGCGCTGATCGCCGACTATTTCCCGCCGGAGAAGCGCGGCCGGGCGATGGGCATCTACTCGCTTGGCGTACCGATCGGGCTCGGCCTCGGCACCCTGGTCGGCGCCTATATTGCGCAGCTGATCAACTGGCGCGCGGCCTTCCTGATCATGGGCGTCGCGGGCCTGATCCTTGCGCCGCTGCTCAAGTGGATGGTCAAAGACCGTCCGCGCGCCGCAACCGAAGCGCACGTGCCTGTCGGCCTGGGAGCGGTGGCGCGGGTGGTCGCGCGCAAGCCGAGCTTCTGGCTGATGGCCTTCGCCTCTTCCTGCTCATCGCTGTGCGGCTATGGCCTTGCCCTTTGGACGCCCTCCGTCCTGATGCGCAGCTATGACCTCAGCCTCATCCAAGCCGGTCAGTTCATGGGCTCCCTGTTGCTGATCGGAGGCGTGGTCGGCGTCATTGCCGGCGGCCTGCTGGCCGACCGTCTCGGCCGTTTCGACAGGCGCTGGTATGCGCGACTGCCCGCGCTCGCCTGGCTGATCACAGCACCGACCTTCTTCTTCGGACTGCTCAGTCCGAGCCTGTGGATCGCGTGGCCGCTGCTGCTCATTCCGAACGCGCTCAACATCCTGTGGCTCGGGCCGGTCACCACCGCCGTGCAGCACCTGGTCGAGCGGCCGATGCGGGCCACCGCTTCCGCCTACTTCCTGCTCATCAACAATCTGGTCGGGCTGGGCGTCGGTCCGGTCCTGATCGGTGGCATCTCCGAAGCGCTCAAGGCGAAATACGGTCTTGAGTCGCTCCGTTACGCGGCGGTGGGAGTGCTCGGCTTCTACCTCGTCGCAGCGGCCCTGATGGCGCTTGCCATTCGCGGGCTTCAGCGCGACTGGGTCGACGACCAGCCCGCCTGA
- a CDS encoding TonB-dependent receptor — translation MSLTRSTGHLFGTVALTALLPAAALAQAAPADPAVAPAAPPPAMAEAPAGQNDAATQGKPATGSDNDIVVTARRRTELLQNVPIAVSAYSGEQLSRRGAIDISDIAQTTPNVTFQTSRGTNSTLTAFIRGVGQQDPVAGFEGGVGLYLDDVYLNRPQGALLDIYDVERIEVLRGPQGTLYGRNTIGGAIKYVTRRLSSQPSMEIRGNLGTYSQADLIVSGSVPLTNSLRIGAAAARLSRGGFGKNLTTGQENYNKDIIATRGTVELDPGAGAFFRLTGDYTWDNSNTRGGHRLITSRLTNTPVLSNVFDSQGALVLPKQKVTGGGLSLTGELPLGEGLKLRSITAWRKDKSSTPIDFDALPAIDVDVPAIYRNRQFSQEGQLLIDRGRLSGLLGAYYLNARARNIFDVVLGTTGPLIGVPGFDASTFGDVHTKTWAVFGDFSYKFTDQFSLSLGGRFTNDKRQAVVIRRNVLNGPLPELGGNGVAFATTSNFAGEKTFKQFTPRASLSFMPNPDNTLYVSWSKGFKGGGFDPRGLSTAAPDLNGNGVREPNEIFDYFLFDPEKVTSYEAGYKASLFDRRLRIAADVFHARYKDVQVPGSAGAVINGVPTFVGVTTNAGRARFNGVEVEATATVARDFAGVGSRINLGGTLGYIDAKYQEFVANIAAYTATGAPSPTTLGGPVDVAAFRKLQNTPKWTNSASLDFALPTGGGTVSGNATVSYRSKTYRFEIPSPYLDQKGYALFDANLQYQFGKVTLGIHGRNLLNKKYQTGGYQFLTINPVTGEPVLSVAPRLANGSPNPNFNVPGIAPSLGREGVVTAFYGSPRQIFASFDVKF, via the coding sequence ATGTCGCTTACTCGTTCGACCGGTCACCTGTTCGGAACCGTGGCCTTGACCGCCCTGCTGCCCGCTGCCGCTCTGGCACAGGCCGCTCCGGCGGATCCTGCTGTCGCCCCGGCCGCACCCCCGCCGGCAATGGCTGAAGCACCCGCCGGTCAGAACGATGCCGCGACGCAGGGCAAGCCGGCAACCGGCAGCGACAACGACATCGTCGTGACCGCCCGGCGCCGGACCGAACTGCTGCAGAACGTGCCGATCGCCGTCAGCGCTTACTCGGGTGAGCAGCTTAGCCGCCGCGGCGCGATCGACATTTCCGATATTGCTCAAACCACCCCCAACGTCACCTTTCAGACATCGCGCGGCACCAACAGCACCCTGACCGCCTTTATCCGCGGCGTCGGTCAGCAGGACCCCGTTGCCGGCTTCGAAGGCGGTGTCGGCCTCTATCTGGACGACGTCTACCTGAACCGCCCGCAAGGCGCATTGCTCGACATCTACGACGTGGAGCGGATCGAGGTGCTTCGTGGGCCTCAGGGCACGCTGTATGGCCGCAACACCATCGGTGGCGCGATCAAGTACGTCACGCGCCGTCTGTCGAGCCAGCCGTCGATGGAGATCCGCGGCAACCTCGGCACCTACAGCCAGGCCGACCTCATCGTCTCGGGCTCTGTCCCGCTGACGAACTCGTTGCGGATCGGCGCCGCTGCTGCGCGCCTGTCGCGCGGCGGGTTCGGCAAGAATCTCACCACCGGTCAGGAAAACTACAACAAGGACATCATCGCCACCCGCGGCACCGTTGAGCTCGATCCCGGGGCCGGCGCCTTCTTCCGCCTGACCGGCGACTACACCTGGGACAACAGCAACACTCGCGGCGGCCACCGCCTGATCACCAGCAGGCTTACCAACACGCCCGTGCTCTCGAACGTGTTCGACAGCCAAGGCGCCCTCGTCCTGCCCAAGCAGAAGGTAACCGGCGGCGGGCTAAGCCTGACCGGAGAGCTGCCGCTTGGCGAGGGTCTGAAGCTTCGCTCCATCACCGCATGGCGCAAGGACAAGAGCAGCACGCCGATCGACTTCGACGCGCTGCCCGCGATCGACGTCGACGTGCCCGCCATCTACCGCAACCGCCAGTTCAGCCAGGAAGGCCAGCTGCTGATCGACCGCGGGCGACTGAGCGGCCTACTCGGTGCCTATTATCTCAACGCTCGCGCTCGCAACATTTTCGACGTCGTGCTCGGCACGACGGGTCCGCTGATCGGCGTGCCGGGCTTTGACGCCTCGACCTTTGGCGACGTGCACACCAAGACCTGGGCCGTGTTCGGTGACTTCAGCTACAAGTTCACCGACCAGTTCTCTCTCTCGCTGGGTGGCCGTTTCACCAATGACAAGCGCCAGGCGGTTGTCATTCGCCGTAACGTGCTGAACGGACCGCTGCCAGAACTCGGCGGAAACGGCGTGGCATTCGCCACGACCTCCAACTTCGCGGGCGAGAAGACCTTCAAGCAGTTCACCCCGCGCGCCTCGCTCAGCTTCATGCCCAACCCCGACAACACGCTTTATGTAAGCTGGTCGAAGGGCTTCAAGGGTGGTGGCTTCGACCCGCGCGGCCTGTCCACGGCAGCGCCCGACCTCAACGGCAATGGCGTGCGTGAGCCGAACGAGATCTTCGACTACTTCCTGTTCGATCCGGAAAAGGTCACCAGCTACGAAGCCGGGTACAAGGCGTCGCTGTTCGACCGCCGCCTGCGGATCGCCGCCGACGTTTTCCACGCCCGCTACAAGGATGTCCAGGTGCCCGGGTCGGCCGGCGCCGTCATCAACGGCGTCCCGACGTTCGTCGGTGTCACCACCAACGCTGGCCGCGCTCGCTTCAACGGCGTGGAGGTCGAGGCGACCGCCACCGTCGCCCGCGACTTCGCCGGTGTGGGCTCGCGCATCAACCTCGGCGGAACGCTTGGCTACATCGATGCCAAGTATCAGGAGTTCGTGGCCAACATCGCCGCTTACACCGCGACTGGCGCTCCCTCGCCGACCACGCTTGGCGGTCCGGTCGACGTGGCTGCCTTCCGCAAGCTGCAGAACACGCCCAAGTGGACCAACTCGGCCTCGCTCGACTTCGCGCTGCCGACCGGCGGCGGAACGGTCAGCGGAAATGCCACCGTATCGTACCGCAGCAAGACCTATCGGTTCGAGATCCCGAGCCCCTATCTCGACCAGAAGGGCTATGCCCTGTTCGATGCGAACCTGCAGTATCAGTTCGGCAAGGTGACGCTGGGCATCCACGGCCGCAACCTTCTGAACAAGAAGTATCAGACCGGCGGATACCAGTTCCTCACCATCAATCCGGTGACGGGGGAGCCGGTGCTGTCGGTGGCGCCGAGACTGGCGAACGGCTCACCGAACCCGAACTTCAATGTCCCAGGCATTGCACCCTCGCTTGGCCGTGAGGGGGTGGTCACGGCATTCTACGGATCGCCGCGGCAGATCTTCGCCTCGTTCGACGTCAAGTTCTAA
- a CDS encoding TetR/AcrR family transcriptional regulator, whose translation MSEADTPDSTTVADEGADSRYASDGKAPRTARGERTLRKILNAARHEFGERGFGETSIVAITARAKVALGTFYTYFDSKEAVFRALVRDMSEQVRDTVAPSVAGSTDALDAERRALGAFLGFVRENKAVYRIIDEAEFVDPVGFRQHYVTTADRIARRLHAAAERGETTPEVDQLDREVRAWALMGANVFLGLRFGVWGDEDPQRVAAAANRLIREGLGVR comes from the coding sequence TTGAGCGAGGCTGACACGCCCGACAGCACCACGGTCGCGGACGAAGGCGCGGACAGCCGCTACGCCAGCGATGGCAAGGCGCCCCGCACGGCGCGCGGGGAACGGACCTTGCGCAAGATCCTCAACGCGGCACGCCACGAGTTCGGTGAGCGCGGGTTCGGCGAGACCTCGATCGTGGCGATCACCGCCCGCGCCAAGGTCGCGCTGGGCACCTTCTACACTTACTTCGACAGCAAGGAGGCGGTGTTCCGCGCGCTGGTCCGCGACATGTCGGAGCAGGTCCGGGACACCGTGGCGCCGAGCGTTGCGGGTTCAACGGACGCGCTCGACGCCGAACGGCGTGCGCTTGGCGCGTTCCTCGGCTTCGTGCGCGAGAACAAGGCGGTCTACCGAATCATCGACGAGGCGGAGTTCGTCGACCCGGTCGGCTTTCGCCAGCATTATGTGACCACCGCCGACCGCATTGCCCGCCGGCTCCACGCCGCCGCCGAGCGCGGCGAGACGACGCCGGAAGTGGACCAGCTCGACCGGGAAGTGCGCGCATGGGCGCTGATGGGCGCCAACGTCTTCCTGGGTCTTCGCTTCGGCGTGTGGGGCGACGAGGATCCGCAGCGGGTCGCCGCCGCGGCCAATCGGCTGATCCGTGAAGGGCTGGGTGTCCGCTAG
- a CDS encoding class V aminotransferase: MSFKHLFSRALGAAPGRLHMAAHSHHLWPDASRDGQIECWDDAARLADRKWDKVMGEVWPAAQAEVAAEIGSARPDAIVFAANTHDFLIRIAAACPRQAWRPLRILTTDGEFHSARRQFRRWMETGEVALKIIPAEPFDTLGERFLTAAGCQPFDLILVSQLLFGSGRLFDDLAPLAKLASPDGPWVVVDGYHSFMAVEAPLPATIADRLFYLGGGYKYAMSGEGMGLLHAPPGFGPRPPITGWYAEFEDLTLAPGMIGYAPDAMRFMGATFDPSALYRFLAVRRMLAAEGLSTATISAHVAGLQARLLDAISVTPLASAELLNPLDGGPHARFLAFRSPQAAAWQEALMERQCVTDVRGDVLRIGLGLYHDAADVDRFAHLAKSL, from the coding sequence GTGAGCTTCAAGCATCTCTTTTCGCGCGCGCTCGGCGCTGCGCCCGGGCGGCTGCATATGGCGGCGCACAGTCATCATCTGTGGCCGGACGCCAGTCGCGACGGGCAGATCGAGTGCTGGGACGATGCTGCCCGGCTTGCGGACCGCAAATGGGACAAGGTCATGGGCGAGGTCTGGCCCGCGGCGCAGGCAGAGGTGGCCGCCGAAATCGGCAGTGCTCGTCCTGACGCGATCGTGTTCGCCGCCAATACCCATGACTTCCTGATCCGGATCGCCGCCGCCTGTCCGCGGCAGGCGTGGCGTCCACTGCGCATTCTCACGACGGACGGCGAATTCCACAGCGCCAGGCGCCAGTTTCGGCGGTGGATGGAAACAGGCGAGGTGGCGCTGAAGATCATCCCGGCCGAACCGTTCGACACGTTGGGCGAGCGATTCCTGACGGCAGCGGGTTGCCAGCCGTTCGACCTCATCCTCGTCAGCCAGCTTCTGTTCGGCAGCGGACGCCTGTTCGACGACCTCGCGCCGTTGGCCAAGCTGGCATCGCCGGATGGTCCTTGGGTGGTGGTCGACGGCTATCATAGCTTCATGGCGGTGGAAGCGCCGCTGCCCGCCACTATCGCCGACCGATTGTTCTATCTCGGCGGCGGCTACAAATATGCGATGTCCGGTGAGGGCATGGGGCTGCTTCATGCCCCGCCCGGGTTCGGCCCGCGACCACCGATCACCGGCTGGTATGCCGAGTTCGAGGATCTGACGCTGGCGCCGGGCATGATCGGCTACGCCCCTGACGCCATGCGGTTCATGGGTGCGACGTTCGATCCCAGCGCGCTCTATCGCTTCCTTGCGGTGCGGCGCATGCTTGCCGCCGAGGGGCTGAGCACAGCGACGATCAGCGCGCACGTCGCCGGCCTGCAGGCCAGACTGCTCGATGCGATTTCAGTTACCCCGCTCGCGAGCGCCGAACTGCTCAACCCGCTGGACGGCGGACCGCACGCGCGTTTCCTCGCCTTCCGCTCACCCCAGGCTGCAGCCTGGCAGGAGGCGCTGATGGAGCGGCAATGCGTTACCGACGTGCGCGGCGACGTTCTTCGAATCGGCCTTGGCCTCTATCACGACGCGGCTGACGTGGACCGCTTCGCCCACCTCGCCAAGTCGCTCTAG
- a CDS encoding tryptophan 2,3-dioxygenase family protein yields MTATPAGMTYADYLHLPQLLSAQQPLSSLHDELLFIVIHQTKELWLKQMLHEVSLAISLIAENRFAEAYKALARVSRIQSVMTLSWDVLATLTPVDYSRFRDVLGTSSGFQSAQFRELEYRFGIKDPRFLDYHRGEDRTRLESALAAPSLWDVCDQARRRAGADSWLAVYQDADRWFDLYEMAEKLVDIDDALAGWRHKHVLTVERIIGGKTGTGGSAGVAYLQSTLSKRAFPELWKLRTEL; encoded by the coding sequence ATGACCGCAACGCCCGCCGGCATGACCTATGCCGATTACCTGCACCTGCCCCAACTTCTCTCGGCGCAGCAGCCGCTGTCGTCGCTCCACGACGAGTTGCTGTTCATCGTCATTCACCAGACGAAAGAACTGTGGCTCAAGCAGATGCTGCATGAGGTCTCGCTGGCAATCTCGCTGATCGCCGAGAACCGCTTCGCCGAAGCCTACAAGGCGCTGGCGCGGGTCAGTCGGATCCAGTCGGTGATGACGCTGTCGTGGGACGTGCTCGCGACGCTCACCCCCGTCGACTACAGTCGCTTCCGCGATGTGCTTGGGACCTCGTCGGGTTTCCAGTCGGCCCAGTTCCGTGAACTCGAGTATCGGTTCGGGATCAAGGATCCCCGCTTCCTCGACTACCATCGGGGCGAGGACCGGACGCGGCTAGAATCGGCGCTTGCCGCGCCAAGCCTATGGGACGTGTGCGACCAAGCACGCCGGCGGGCGGGGGCCGACAGCTGGCTTGCGGTGTACCAGGACGCCGACCGCTGGTTCGACCTCTACGAGATGGCGGAGAAGCTGGTCGATATCGACGATGCGCTGGCCGGCTGGCGGCACAAGCATGTCCTCACGGTCGAGCGGATCATTGGCGGCAAGACCGGGACCGGCGGCTCTGCCGGCGTCGCCTACCTCCAATCGACCCTCTCGAAGCGCGCCTTTCCGGAGCTATGGAAGCTGCGGACGGAGTTGTGA
- the bamE gene encoding outer membrane protein assembly factor BamE — protein sequence MIRTTSLAVAAAVLLAGCSSVGTRENKGFILDKELVSAIQVGVDNKDSVAKTLGRPSFTSEFNDNEWYYVQRQTSTVAFRLPRVREQTVLRIRFDQAGNVASIDKTGREQIASIKPYGKQTPTLGRRKSFFEDVFGGIGVVGAGGPGAGDDQGQ from the coding sequence ATGATCCGCACCACCAGCCTCGCCGTTGCCGCCGCCGTCCTGCTTGCAGGCTGTTCGTCGGTTGGTACCCGCGAGAACAAGGGCTTCATCCTCGACAAGGAGCTCGTTTCGGCGATCCAGGTCGGCGTGGACAACAAGGACTCGGTGGCGAAGACGCTCGGCCGGCCGAGCTTCACCAGCGAGTTCAACGATAACGAATGGTATTACGTGCAGCGGCAGACGAGCACCGTTGCTTTCCGGCTGCCCCGGGTGCGCGAACAGACCGTGTTGCGAATCCGCTTCGATCAGGCCGGCAATGTCGCCTCGATCGACAAGACCGGCCGTGAGCAGATCGCCAGCATCAAACCGTACGGAAAGCAAACGCCGACCCTCGGCCGTCGCAAGAGCTTCTTCGAGGATGTGTTCGGCGGCATCGGCGTGGTCGGCGCCGGCGGTCCCGGCGCTGGCGACGACCAGGGCCAGTAA
- a CDS encoding ubiquinol-cytochrome C chaperone family protein — translation MASLMRLFRREEPIAQTLYSAAVAKARGRDWFIAGEVPDTLEGRFSMLATLLALIDIRLERGGEQARLVSVSLAEAFVADMDAQHRQLGTGDPVMGKKVGGLVGALGGRVGAWRRAIDGAESWSAVAERSVFRGAAPNADALEFVERRLREFWAALEGSSDERLIAGQLP, via the coding sequence ATGGCCTCCCTGATGCGGCTGTTCCGGCGGGAAGAGCCGATCGCGCAGACGCTCTATTCGGCGGCCGTTGCCAAGGCGCGGGGCCGCGACTGGTTCATCGCGGGCGAAGTGCCGGACACGCTGGAGGGGCGGTTCTCGATGCTTGCGACCCTGCTCGCGCTGATCGACATCCGCCTGGAGCGCGGGGGCGAGCAGGCGCGCCTGGTCAGCGTCTCGCTGGCCGAGGCGTTCGTGGCCGACATGGACGCCCAGCATCGCCAGCTTGGCACCGGCGACCCGGTCATGGGCAAGAAGGTCGGCGGGCTCGTCGGAGCGCTTGGCGGTCGCGTGGGTGCGTGGCGGCGGGCGATTGACGGGGCGGAGAGCTGGTCGGCCGTGGCCGAGCGCAGCGTCTTCCGCGGTGCCGCGCCCAACGCGGATGCGCTGGAATTCGTGGAGCGGCGGCTGCGTGAGTTCTGGGCCGCCCTGGAGGGCAGCAGCGACGAGAGGCTGATCGCGGGGCAGCTGCCATGA
- a CDS encoding DUF177 domain-containing protein, with protein MSAFSETMPLNRVRDGLRLDLTADPAERAAIVQRLDLASLERLEAHVALERKDEQVRAHGRLRGVLEQRCVATDVPLPVHVDEPFDILFKPEPTVAPDSDIELSDVDCDVVFHDGAAIDLGAALADTLALSLDPYPRAPGADDALREAGVLTEEQAGPFAALAALKKG; from the coding sequence ATGAGCGCGTTCAGCGAAACCATGCCGCTGAACCGGGTGCGCGACGGACTTCGGCTCGACCTGACCGCCGATCCGGCGGAGCGCGCCGCCATCGTCCAGCGACTCGACCTCGCCTCGCTTGAGCGGCTGGAGGCGCATGTCGCGCTGGAGCGGAAAGATGAACAGGTGCGGGCGCACGGGCGGTTGCGCGGTGTCTTGGAGCAGCGCTGCGTGGCGACGGACGTTCCGCTACCGGTGCATGTCGACGAGCCGTTCGACATCCTGTTCAAGCCGGAGCCGACCGTGGCCCCCGACAGCGACATCGAACTGAGCGACGTGGATTGCGACGTGGTGTTCCACGACGGCGCGGCGATCGACCTGGGCGCCGCCCTGGCCGACACGCTGGCGCTGAGCCTTGATCCTTATCCGCGCGCGCCCGGCGCCGACGACGCACTGCGCGAAGCTGGCGTACTGACGGAAGAGCAGGCTGGCCCCTTCGCTGCGCTGGCTGCGCTCAAGAAGGGTTAG